AAAGATGGATCCGTATCATAAAGtaagaaaacaatggaaaaatattaaaattaagttgGTTCATGATTAATCAAGCAGTAGCCGAAGCTCAGAAATAAATTCTTAGACTTTCAACAAGTATTCCTAGATGTACAGAGTAAACAGCGTTTATTTAATCAGTTTTAGAATTCAATCTCTTTGGAACTATTTTTAGTACTTACTGGCACTCTATGTATTTTCTGGGCAACTTTACCAGATTTATAGCTCTGAAAGTGCTGTGTTATTTATCACCTTCCAATAGGCAATGAAGTGGTGTCTTGCACATGGTTATgtcaaaaatattaaagtttactACAGTGATTCAGTTAATTCTTTCCCTgaagaataagcaaaaaaaaatatagcttttTATTTGGCAACaaatttcctttactttttttcaacagaaaaaaaatatatctcttgGGAGTTTTATATCcagcattaattttcttttcttagaataCAAAATTCCTACAAAGATTTAAATCTCAGACAGGCTTAAGATTTTGCTTATTACTTTGGTTTTGTCCTATTTTTTCAACCCCAAAGCtcatttttgaattttggaataaaTATCATTCACCAGAGTTTTGAAATAGATCAGATTATtagaaatttcataatttttttcttgaccgTAACTGGAATTGGTAATTTTGTGTACTTGAGATCAAGGTAGTTTATGATATCAGAATCCCAAATCAACATACCCTGTGTAAACGATTCTTGTGTTCCattaaaatggtattttatttctttctgagtttttattctcttttttgattgtacatacatacatatgtttgaCAGGCATAGGGCCTTATGTTTTACAAGTATTGCTCTTATCACATATGATACTTCATATTTGTGataatttcttctgaaataaaGGTTTACAACtagattataaaattttactaGCTATTCACACTTTAGCCTTTATTACATTTTTGACAGAAAAATAGTAGttgtttcagaaaataattcataaattgtTCTCTAGACAGTTATACTAAGGTTAAAgcgaaaaaaaaatttccctaagTCAACAATTACAGAGTATTCTTGTGGCTACCTACACTGAGATTTATAAGCAAGAACAATTAAGcactgttattttttcttttattttttaaaataggaaccaTCGTTTTAATGCATACATTTATTAATCAAACAAATGCTTACTGagtgtgtgcatatatgccaGACGCTATGTCCTTAGAAAgtatacatataaacaaaaatacatgtCATGTTACCCTGTATTCACATCCATTATTAAGGCTTAAATAAATTACCTAGAGATGCACCCACATAAATGATAACTAGTGATTTCACCAATGGATGAACATTTTAGTGAAATACCAAAGTTTTTCTTAGTATGCCcctataaaaaagaataacaataataacttTAGGTAGGTTTAGAATTTTGGGTACTTATAAGTCAATTATCTGGAttatgttttacttctttttgtaTATACCTTAGGTCTTTGTTAAAGTAAGGGAGAAGATGGATTAAGGAACTAtacatcttcttttttcctttctcatttttttcactaACATGTTGTGATCAAATGAAGGGCAAagggctttaatttttttcattgctcaTGTTGGTATTTCAGTTGAGCTAACTACAATGAGGTAGGACTAATGTTGATTCTCTGTGTTAATTATTCTTCATTTCTCAAGGAGTTGGACAAACCATTCTTGGAACTGTCATTCAATGATTCCAAGCTCATATTGACACCATATTTTACATAAACTTAGATATATCTCTAAAAGATTTTTGATCCAGAAgaggtggtgcactcctgtaatcccagcagctcaggaggctgaggcaggaggatcacaagttcgaagatagcctcagcaatttagtgaagccctgagcaacttagcaagaccctgtctcaaaatttaaaaaaataaaaataaaaggactggggatgtgtctcagtttTTAAGCACACCTGGGCTCGATCACagataccaaaaatatttttgaaaagtttaaaaaacaaagtttgttGAAAATTATATCTCTCATGTATTGTCTCAAATTCcttgaacaataaaagtttaaatACTTCAACTGGAAGGTCACTGGTTGGGATCTAAATATTTGTGGGGAGGAAGCATTATACATGCAAGTTTTCTTGACAAAAACATTGTGGCATTTTGGAACACTATGGTCTAATAGAACCTTGTACAATAATGGAAATGTTCTGCTTCTGCTTTCCAACACAGAAGCTATTGAGAACTTAAAATGTGGCTAGTGTAACTAAgaaatgatttttcaattttatctaaTTTTGATTAATTAAAGTTTAAATTCAAATACTCCCTTAGAAAGAATCAGTATCATATTGAACAGAGCAGTCATAGAAGAAAGAAGAGTATTAGGAACATTATCCATtagctggggtgtgtgtgtgtgtgtgtgtgtgtgtgtgtgtgtgtgtatgtatacatacacttCAATATCACCTTGATAATTAGAAAGTTTTGTCTTTTACtacaatttcaaataaataaaagacagtgAGTATGCTATTCTTGAAGTTTTCAACCAACATAAAATCTTGCCTGAATTTGCATGACAAAGCAAAGCCGAACTCAAAATTTGGGCAAACAcaggattaattttttaaaatatgagcatGAAATACATAAACATAACTTCAGAACCTTTACACAATATTTTAtgctatattttatatgttattttcccTTTAACCCAATACCTTATAATCTTCCTTTAGAGctcttattaaaatattgttttatattaatcTGCTAATATCAATACCATCATTAAGTACTTAGTCATTGATTTGTCTTTCACTTTAGCTAGAATTTAATTCCCATTATGTTAGTAAAATGTTTACTCACCACCATATGTGCCCTGTACTGAGAAGAAGACTCTGACTATGATAGCCATTCAATATTGGCATCTTAAGAATTAACAAAATAGCATCAAGTACTAGAGATTTTTATGAATTTcaatttagaaactattttttccaTCCATGAATGAGACATCTTGATTTGGGCTCACATAAAAGCCTTTtggaataatatttcaaaaataagtcATCAATTATGATTAATCTCTTCTTTGGGTCAATTTTCATAATGTATACTGTATTCATATAGGATATTTGGGTCATAAAATTCTACTTTTCTTGAAATATGCCATATTAGAAATAATAGATTCTGGCTTGTTAATTTTTACACTGTAatagttaaaatatgaaaaatttttctcTTGTCTATTCAAAGAAAAGTcagattatttattgttttttattgacaaaatataaatggaatgaatgctcactttttctttttattcatttatttgacatataaaattatattgtatcattttaaaacaatataataacAAGTACACATTGtttaattcatataattttttaaatcacaatttaCCAAACTGatgatttaaatgaatatttctgataTGCTACCTTACATTTCATAATAAGCATCTAATGCTCCTACCACAGCATATTGTAgtttctttttagagagagagagaacaagagagagaagagagagagatttttttaatatttatttttcagttttcagtggacacaacatctttattttatttttgtgtggtgctgaggatccaacccagcaccctgcgcatgccaggcaagcgtgttaccacttgaatcacatccccagcccaaagcaaattgtatttttatatgtaattaaaagtataagtggatctgagtcaaaaaggaaaaattcctaAAGTTTGCagaaatatctttaattcacaAGAGGAAATAGATATGTGTAGTAGGGTATTATATTAAATTACATATAAGCAAATATaacaattaagtaaaattttaaaagataatgtgggactggggatatggttcaatggcagagttcttgcttagcatgtgtgaggccctggcttcaatccccagaactataaaacataaataatgtgaTATGGAATATGTTTATAAACTGACAACCTAGACTAACAGTCCCTGAAAACCTGGTATCTTTTATTAACTTCTATTTTATAAGATCTTGTTTAGACAATGGtataaaaaactatgaaaaaataagatGTTTCCCTGTTCTTTTATGACAAAGCACCTAAGTGAAAGATCAGTGTCTGGCACTTGCCATGTATTATCaacatttatgttaaaaatgtattaatgaaTTACAatcatttacttatatatttctgtttgttcatatatatatatatatatatatatatatatatatatatatatattctttagtcAGTTATTTGATAAGAAGCTTAAggttattttcaagtattttcttcATGCCCTCCAGTgacttttatattattaatttctattcaAATGCTTCAAGTAACACTAGTTAGATCTCTCTTTGAGAGCCAGCCAGCATTACTCAGTCAGCTGGCAAGATTTCTATTTGTGCAGGGTTCATCTTACTATAGTTCAGAGATAGGACTCTTTTTTTTGACAGGCCCATATTTTGACTTCATGGGCATAAAGAGAAAATAGGTAGTGCCCCATACTACCTTTTTCAATGTGATATTTCAGTATGTGAGATTTTgtccattgtattttttattaagatttaatacaataatatttaattattaattcccaagataatttccttttttataatgtttctacaggaaaataaatgaaaatttccatgCACTTTACCCATGTTTATATTCTAATCAgagtttgtatttttcctttatctGCCAAAGGTTTTAACTACATTTATATGTTATGTATGCTATTGCCTTGGCTGACTATTTTATACTTTCTGGTTTCTTTTGGTCATGAAAAGGTATCTTAAACAACTAAATTAAAGtgtaaaaaaagttttaattcagTTGGATTGATCATGGATAATTCACTTCTAGCTTCATTTATCATGTGCAGTTTAGtgacaattctttttaaattctatacaagttgggctggggatgtggatcaagcagtagcgcgcttgcctggcatgcgtgaggcccaggttccatcctcagcaccacatacaaacaaagatgttgtgtctgctgaaaactaaaaagaaaataaaaataaatattaaaaaattgtctctctttaaaaaaattctatacaagttttccttttgaaaatttcaataaTTTGTATAAATGGGTTTCATTTATTATCATAAAATCTTACAAACTAAAACTCCTCCAGAATATCTTCTAGAACAactctttaattttataaatacctGCAACTTTTAAGCCATTGGCTTGTGGTCATAATATTAGTTTATAAGCAGAGTTGAGACTTAGACCCAAAGTTTTCTAGCACCTATGAACTTACTTTACTATGTCATgtgatttaagaaaatgaaaattgttctaattacataaaataacataatctgacttatatattataattattattttgttaacatatattattttgtattaaataagtaaaagtatATTTCATTATGTGTTTTCCAGGGTCAAAATATTTTTGGGCTTGATGTCATAGAGACACCAGAAGGAGACAAGATGCCACAACTGATTGTTCAAAAGGAGTTAGATAGGGAAGAGAAGGATACCTATGTAATGAAAGTAAAGGTTGAAGATGGCGGCTTTCCTCAACGATCGAGTACTGCTATTTTGCAAGTAAGTGTTGCTGATACAAATGACAACCGCCCTGTGTTCAAGGAGAAGGAAATTGAAGTCAGTATACCAGAAAATGCTCCTGTAGGTACTTCAGTGACACAACTCCATGCCACAGATGCTGACATAGGTGAAAATGCCAAGATTCACTTCTATTTCAGCAATCTAGTCTCCAATATTGCCAAGAGATTATTTCACCTTAACACCACCACTGGACTCATCACAGTCAAAGAACCCCTGGATAGAGAAGAATCACCAAGTCATAAGTTACTGGTTTTGGCAAGTGATGGTGGATCAGTGCCAGCAAGAGCAATGGTCCTGGTAAATGTTACAGATATCAATGATAATGTCCCATCAATTGATATAAGATACATTATCAATCCAACCAATGGCACTGTGGTTCTTTCAGAAAATGCTCCACTTAACACCAAAGTTGCTCTCATTACTGTAATGGATAAGGATGCCGACCATAATGGTAGAGTGACATGCTTCACAGATCATGAAGTTCCATTCAGATTAAGGCCAGTATTCAGTAATCAGTTCCTCCTGGAAACTGCTGCATATCTTGACTATGAGTCCACAAGAGAATATGCCATTAAATTACTGGCCGCAGATGCTGGCAAACCTCCTTTGAATCAGTCATCCATGCTTCTTGTCAAAGTGAAAGATGAAAATGACAATGCTCCAGTTTTCACCCAGCCCTTCATAAGTCTTTCTGTTCCTGAGAATAACTCCCCTGGCACACAGTTGACCAAAATAAGTGCAACAGATGCAGACAGTGGACGTAATGCTGAAATCAGTTACCTTCTAGGTAGTGATGCCCCATCTGAATTCAACCTGGATCATCGAACAggcattctgactgcagtgaaaAAATTAGatagagaaaaacaggaaaaatattatttcactgtTCTGGCAAAAGATAATGGGATGCCACCATTAATGACTAATGCCACAGTCTTAGTAACCGTCCTTGATCAGAATGATAACAGCCCAATTTTCACTCACAATGAGTACAACTTCTATGTCCCAGAAAACCTTCCAAGACATGGCACAGTAGGACTAATCACCGTAACTGATCCTGATTATGGAGAGAATTCTGCAGTCACTCTCTCCATTTTAGATGTGAATGATGACTTCACCATTGACCCACAGACTGGTGTCATTAGgccaaatatttcatttgatcGAGAAAAACAAGAATCTTACACTTTTTATGTAAAGGCAGAGGATGGTGGTAGGGTATCACGCTCTTCAACTGCAAAAGTAACCATAAATGTAGTTGATGTCAATGACAACAAACCAGTGTTTGTTGTCCCTCCTTCCAACTATTCTTATGAACTGGTTCTCCCATCCActaatccaggcacagtggtctTTAAGGTAGTTGCCATTGACAATGACACTGGAATGAATGCAGAGCTTCGCTACAGCATTGTAGGAGGAAACACAAAGGGACTGTTTGTAATTGACCAAACAACTGGCAACATCACACTGAAGGAGAAATGTGTGGTTGCAGATCTTGGTTTACACAGATTGGTAGTTAAAGCTAAAGACTTAGGACAACCTGATTCTCTCTTCAATGTTGCAATTGTCAATCTGTTTGTGAATGAGACAGTGACCAATGCTACACTCATTCATGAATTGGTGCGCAAAAGCATCGAAGCACCAGCAACCCAAAATATTGAGACAGCTGATACATCCTCACCAACCAGTGACTATGTCAAGATCATGGTTGCCATTGTTGCTGGTACTATAACTGTTATACTAGTGATTTTCATCACTGCTGTAGTAAGATGTCGCCAATCACCACACCTTAAGGCTGCTCAGAAAAACAAGCAGAATTCTGAATGGGTTACTCCAAACCCAGAAAACAGGCAGATGAtaatgatgaagaaaaagaagaagaagaagaagaagcatgCCCCTAAGAACTTGCTGCTTAACTTTGTCACTATTGAAGAAACAAAGGCAGATGATGCTGACAATGATGGAAACAGTGTCACACTAGACCTTCCCATTGaactggaagaacaaaccatggGCAAATACAACTGGGGCACTACGCCCACCACCTTCAAGCCTGACAGCCCTGATTTGGCCCGACACTACAAATCTGCCTCTCCACAGCCAGCCTTCCAGATTCAGCCTGAAACACCTCTGAATTCAAAGCACCACATCATCCAGGAACTGCCTCTTGATAACACTTTCGTGGCCTGTGATTCCATCTCCAAGTGTTCCTCCAGCAGTTCTGATCCCTACAGTGTTTCTGAGTGCAGCTATCCAGTGACAACCTTCAAGACCCCTGTGTCTGTACACACCAGACCGGTAGGTAATCCCATTTCTAACTGACCTTTCTAAATTTATGTTCTTCTTATTTTCAGTTGATATAGAACTTTACAGAAACTATTGAGCTCCAAGAGGGATCAAAACAATCATATTGTATGGAAACATCCAAATAGATATATGAATTGAATTAAGACTGAtagaaaatcagaataaaatgacTGTTGATTATAGGAAAAATGGGTGCAGAATTATGATTATAATAGGGGGGCAGTTTTGTCTGTAGATGGAAGTATAATGCTTTATGCTAGAAAATAGACTGGGAAACCTCTATAACAAGGGTTATAGCATTGTCTTCACTACTATTGTGTATTGAGGATCAGAAAGATCTGGGCTAGCTATCATACAATAAAGCATTTTAGAATCAATTGAGCATATTTTAACACTAATGATGTTGGGAATCCCagtttcatttgaagaaaagtaATTAAATGGCAGCAAGTTATTCTCCCACCCATATCCCATCATGCCTACATGTCTCCACAATGAAGAATTTGAAGATTAGgatctcaaaattattttggtaCAATAAATCTATATTCATACAATATAGCAACAATGGGATTATAAAAACAAAGGATGCTCATTCTCAATTTCAAGCCAGCAACTGAAATTTGTATAAGATCTCTATTTTAGATAATCAGTTAAATGTGTACATATTTATGCATGGTATTCAGAGCCCTTCAGAAGACATTCTTAAAAGATAATGcctttgggctgggaatgtggctccagttgtagcacacttgcctagcatgtgtgaggcactgggttcgattctgagcatcacataaaaataaaattgagatattgtgtccacctaaaactaaaaaaaaaagagagagataatgtCTTTTGGGAAATggagtaatttttctttctctaatgtgCAGGAAGGGAAATAAGAGAATATAAAGACCCAAGAAATCtgtgcaaaataatttaaaattcaatgcaTTTATGAAAACAAACCTACATACAgtgctttttaaattctatattccATAGAACAATGAATACAGTTTTTTCTCAAAGTTCATGAGTATATTAAATCATATAAGTATTGTTGTTTTCTTAATAAAGTGATAGAATTTATCTACGTTTTTCTTTCAAAGTCATGCCACATGTTGACTTTATTATTTTGTCTGTGTAGGTCTTAGAAAAGTATTAATCTATTTGAGTAAATAAAGTGATTTGAAAACATATTAAGGTTTAATAAAATGATTGCAATGTGAAAGTCAAAAGAGATTCCCCCTTATCAAAATCTGGAAATATTAAAGAAGTCTTCCAGATTCAAGATAATAGTGCAAATAATTTGCCATAATTTTGGAAATTGTTTTAAGAATGGAGATCTTTTGAGGATATACATagttaaataatacaataaattgaatctttcttttttagtcaCAGAAAATGTAAGGTACTAATTCACTTGTGGGTGCATTTTTTCCTAACAGATCCctaattaatttgtaaaatagaaCCGTAGGCTCTGTGTAGAGTTCCTGTAATGCTTTGAATGAATTTGCAGGCCAGCAGTTATTTTCACAGTTCTGATGATTTCCATGTTTCTCTGCATTTGTTGGAGGACAAACATAGTAGATGCTTGACATCTCCTCAGGTTGTGTTTTTCGATATGCTTAATGACTCAAAAGGGCACACTATTTTCTGATTCTTATCCTTATTATTCTCTTATTGAAGACCTTTCTCAACAGTAAGGTATTCTTTATTAAAAACACTTTCTTTGATGAACATCCTGATAGGATTTTTTCTGAGCTAAACCTGTGACTTTCTTAAGACAGTAAATAAATGATGTGGTTTgtgaattatcatttttaatagattGGCTTATGAATTTCGTTAATACAGTAAATTCTGATTTCAACTGTTTACAAAGGTTCAGATATATTTTATGAGCTACACTAATTTTACTTGAGTATATGATCACACAGTAAGGAAAgcatggataaataaaaaatgaagtattttgaaaatatccatctttccattttttgttgATAATTTGTAATTcttaagaagtaaataaaattaaaaattcttttcattatGTCACTATATTTTATACAGTGAAGAGACTTTTTCCTAAACATAGGACAAATAGCTTCATGAGTTAGGTAAAATACTAAAAGCATGTACAACTGTGAATGAGTTGTTGGTCATGGTTAGGTTTCTATTAATTAAAAGCACTAACTTAAAATCAGTGAGTATCAGGtgacttatttgatttttttcacatctaaaaaataaatgaattacacATTTTTTCATTGGCTTATAGTTGTCTCATATTAATTAGTAAATATCTTCTCAACATGAATTCATGAACTTAACCAGATTAATACTATCATTTGAATCTTTACATTTGTGCTACATTTACAATATTCTTTACTCTCCCTATATTCTTCAAGTTGTAATTGACACCAAGAGAGGAATCTTATATTCAATAATATTGCAGAATactaaaagaataatgaaaactgaaaaaattacatatttaaaacttcaaataCAGCAGGTGTATTCTTTCTAAATAAACATCACACAAAACAGATGGAAGTGTCAGTCAATTGAATAAAAATCTGTTGTTCCTTAAGGAAATTCTGAcagtgaaaatgaaatattactgttAGAGGGAAATAGAaatattccaaattattttaaacaaagtgagaaaataaactaaaaaggagATCTTACAGTGATATTTACATTGAGTTCATTACTCATCTGATTAGAAATATGCATGTAGAGTAATAAAACAGCTCTAGTATGATGTAAGATACAAGGAACCTTccatgaattttacattttaaaaacggtatcaaatgctttctttagatttttcttttttactgtggagctcaggaaaaaaaatatggaacattCATTATATAGGTGTGCATCCATTGCATGAAGCTGTCTATACCTGGTGAATAAGATGCTCCTCTTTGGCATAAGTTTCTATATGTATTATGGaaggcatttttgtatatatagtaGTAGAAATGTAAAACATGAAATTTAAGGTGATTTCACAGATTAATTTCTATTAACAAATTCCAGAGCAAGCAGATAACATTTGGTTTATATGACTTTAgatatccaataaataaatataactattttagaatcagttttgttaattttcataCAGAAGATATGTATTGGCAAAAACAAGTCTTGCTTAACACAACTGTTCCACTAAAATATGTGAAGactttgcatttaaaaaacagagagaagggggctgggattgtggcccagcagtagagcactcaccctGGGTTgtatcctcaggaccacatagaaattaataactaaataaaataaaggtattaaaaaacaaagaggagaataaaaataaaagcaccatTTTTGAGGGCCTTCTATATATTAGTTACTGCCTTACACATATattttccccctcaaaaaaaacttaatttttttttgtgatttgaGTTGAAATAGTTTTTCAATTTCAGaaataaggttaaaaaaaggTAAATCTTTTGGAAAATTATAATTCATGGATGAAATCATGCTGTAGATATGTGATGCATCAattcaaataataacaataatctgAATTGGCCTGAAATAGGATTAGTATTCACTATGGTTAAGTTCAGTAACTTTGATTAAGTACATCTATATTTTGGTATGTGAATTTAGCCTTGTAGCATGCTTGGCAAATAAGATTCCTAGAACACAACTATCTGATTTTGATAACACGTTATTTTTCTTGTCCTAGACTGATTCCAGGACATCAACTATTGAAATCTGCAGTGAGATATAACTTTCTAGCAATAATATAATTCTActaatttccccccaaatttagTGATTTGTGATTTCAAAATTAGACTAAGACTATTAATTTTGTTATCTGGATTTCCCATTATAAcagcaagcaaaacaaaactaccttaaaaaataatgtctcaGTAAACCTTACTGGGAACCTGGTAAACACCGCAATGATTCTGCTTTGCTTTATTTAGCTTTAAactggaaatttaaatttaaaatttatggaagAAACAATGCATTACAATATCTGAGTTTTATCATGCTGTTTTTCTGTTTGCTTGCTCTGAATGTCAACAACTATGATATAATTCTGTCTTGGTGTACACACTGATGGATAATGTATTAGTCATGATACATGAAATTACTTGCTCTGATTGCAGAAAAGTTTAAATACCTCCGGGAGTTTGGGAGTGATGGTGAACACTCCAAGCTACCCTCTGAAAGGTGTCCAGGGCAAGAGATTATTTTAAGACcagcaaacaaaccaaccaaatcagaaaacttttaatagaatgttttcaaaatatacactaatataatatgtttttttctaataaaaccattttatttaCCTACCACTCTGCTTAAAAGttggataataaaaaataaacttttggggTTTTCCTATTGATTATAATTATACAGCTCCACTACTTTAACCATTAAACAGATTATTTTTGTTATCATCATGTTTCCTTTtcctacaaatatttaaaaagaaagaagtccttGATATTTTCTCTATTGAAAGGAGaatgtaaggggctggggatgtagctcaagcggtagcgcactcgcctggcatgcgtgtggcccgtgttcgatcctcagcaccacatacaaacaaagatgttgtgtccaccaaatactaaaaaataaatattaaaattctctctctctctccctctctctcactctttctttaaaaaaaaaaagaaaggagaatgtaAGGTTCTTTATACTCCCTGGTATTTTGGGGAAATGCATTGATATTTCTTGTATTATGAAGCATAACTACAGTCATCTGAGGGTAGAAAGAAACATGAGATTAGGTATTTCAAAAATGATTA
This window of the Urocitellus parryii isolate mUroPar1 chromosome X, mUroPar1.hap1, whole genome shotgun sequence genome carries:
- the Pcdh11x gene encoding protocadherin-11 X-linked isoform X8 is translated as MDLLSGTYIFAVLLACVVFQSGAQEKNYTVREEMPENVLIGDLLKDLNLSLIPDKSLTSPMQFKLVYKTGDVPLIRIEEGTGEIFTTGARIDREKLCAGIMMDAHCFYEVEVAVLPDEIFRLVKIRFLIEDINDNAPLFPATVINISIPENSAINSRYALPAAIDPDIGINGVQNYQLIKGQNIFGLDVIETPEGDKMPQLIVQKELDREEKDTYVMKVKVEDGGFPQRSSTAILQVSVADTNDNRPVFKEKEIEVSIPENAPVGTSVTQLHATDADIGENAKIHFYFSNLVSNIAKRLFHLNTTTGLITVKEPLDREESPSHKLLVLASDGGSVPARAMVLVNVTDINDNVPSIDIRYIINPTNGTVVLSENAPLNTKVALITVMDKDADHNGRVTCFTDHEVPFRLRPVFSNQFLLETAAYLDYESTREYAIKLLAADAGKPPLNQSSMLLVKVKDENDNAPVFTQPFISLSVPENNSPGTQLTKISATDADSGRNAEISYLLGSDAPSEFNLDHRTGILTAVKKLDREKQEKYYFTVLAKDNGMPPLMTNATVLVTVLDQNDNSPIFTHNEYNFYVPENLPRHGTVGLITVTDPDYGENSAVTLSILDVNDDFTIDPQTGVIRPNISFDREKQESYTFYVKAEDGGRVSRSSTAKVTINVVDVNDNKPVFVVPPSNYSYELVLPSTNPGTVVFKVVAIDNDTGMNAELRYSIVGGNTKGLFVIDQTTGNITLKEKCVVADLGLHRLVVKAKDLGQPDSLFNVAIVNLFVNETVTNATLIHELVRKSIEAPATQNIETADTSSPTSDYVKIMVAIVAGTITVILVIFITAVVRCRQSPHLKAAQKNKQNSEWVTPNPENRQMIMMKKKKKKKKKHAPKNLLLNFVTIEETKADDADNDGNSVTLDLPIELEEQTMGKYNWGTTPTTFKPDSPDLARHYKSASPQPAFQIQPETPLNSKHHIIQELPLDNTFVACDSISKCSSSSSDPYSVSECSYPVTTFKTPVSVHTRPTDSRTSTIEICSEI
- the Pcdh11x gene encoding protocadherin-11 X-linked isoform X5, whose product is MDLLSGTYIFAVLLACVVFQSGAQEKNYTVREEMPENVLIGDLLKDLNLSLIPDKSLTSPMQFKLVYKTGDVPLIRIEEGTGEIFTTGARIDREKLCAGIMMDAHCFYEVEVAVLPDEIFRLVKIRFLIEDINDNAPLFPATVINISIPENSAINSRYALPAAIDPDIGINGVQNYQLIKGQNIFGLDVIETPEGDKMPQLIVQKELDREEKDTYVMKVKVEDGGFPQRSSTAILQVSVADTNDNRPVFKEKEIEVSIPENAPVGTSVTQLHATDADIGENAKIHFYFSNLVSNIAKRLFHLNTTTGLITVKEPLDREESPSHKLLVLASDGGSVPARAMVLVNVTDINDNVPSIDIRYIINPTNGTVVLSENAPLNTKVALITVMDKDADHNGRVTCFTDHEVPFRLRPVFSNQFLLETAAYLDYESTREYAIKLLAADAGKPPLNQSSMLLVKVKDENDNAPVFTQPFISLSVPENNSPGTQLTKISATDADSGRNAEISYLLGSDAPSEFNLDHRTGILTAVKKLDREKQEKYYFTVLAKDNGMPPLMTNATVLVTVLDQNDNSPIFTHNEYNFYVPENLPRHGTVGLITVTDPDYGENSAVTLSILDVNDDFTIDPQTGVIRPNISFDREKQESYTFYVKAEDGGRVSRSSTAKVTINVVDVNDNKPVFVVPPSNYSYELVLPSTNPGTVVFKVVAIDNDTGMNAELRYSIVGGNTKGLFVIDQTTGNITLKEKCVVADLGLHRLVVKAKDLGQPDSLFNVAIVNLFVNETVTNATLIHELVRKSIEAPATQNIETADTSSPTSDYVKIMVAIVAGTITVILVIFITAVVRCRQSPHLKAAQKNKQNSEWVTPNPENRQMIMMKKKKKKKKKHAPKNLLLNFVTIEETKADDADNDGNSVTLDLPIELEEQTMGKYNWGTTPTTFKPDSPDLARHYKSASPQPAFQIQPETPLNSKHHIIQELPLDNTFVACDSISKCSSSSSDPYSVSECSYPVTTFKTPVSVHTRPPMKEVVRSRTPMKEPTTVEIWTHPQPQRKSEGKKAGKSQRRVTFHLPEGSQESSSDGGLGDHDAGSLPSTSHALPLGYPQEEYFDHAAPNNRTEGDGNSDPESTAEITVQPTVEEASDNCTQECLILGHSDACWMPASLTHSSPSQAQTSALCHSPPLTQASAHRRSPPVTQTIALCHSPPVTQAIALCHSPPPVQASALHHSPPLAQASALSYSPPLAQATAIRRSPPLPRAASLHHSQVQTPMGLQQGWVQGAGADGLHSLDQGVQGSARSQFYTMSERLHPNDDSIKVIPLTTFTPGQQARPSRGDSPIMEEHPL